The following coding sequences lie in one Hypnocyclicus thermotrophus genomic window:
- a CDS encoding glycerol-3-phosphate responsive antiterminator has product MNKNISDILEKNPIIAAINSEADLNAVLKSDINIVFILTSNILEISNVIKRLKEANKFVFVHIDRIEGLSSRSTLIIDYLIANTELNGIISTKHNMIKYAKNKDILAIQRFFILDSLSFKNSLKNVEDTKPDAIEILPGLMPKIIKKITKEIKIPVIAGGLIQDKQDIIGVIEAGAYGVSSTNKDIWNM; this is encoded by the coding sequence ATGAATAAAAATATTTCTGATATACTAGAAAAAAATCCTATAATAGCAGCTATAAATTCAGAAGCTGATTTAAATGCAGTACTTAAAAGTGATATTAATATTGTTTTTATATTGACTTCTAATATATTAGAAATTTCTAATGTTATTAAACGTTTAAAAGAAGCTAACAAATTTGTATTTGTTCATATTGATCGTATAGAGGGATTATCTTCAAGATCTACTCTTATAATTGATTATCTTATAGCTAATACTGAGTTAAATGGTATTATTAGTACTAAACATAACATGATAAAATATGCTAAAAATAAAGATATCTTAGCAATTCAAAGATTTTTTATTTTAGATTCATTATCTTTTAAAAATAGTTTAAAAAATGTAGAAGATACAAAACCTGATGCAATAGAAATTTTACCAGGGTTAATGCCCAAAATAATAAAAAAAATAACTAAAGAAATAAAAATACCTGTGATAGCAGGGGGACTTATACAGGATAAACAAGATATAATTGGAGTAATAGAAGCAGGTGCTTATGGAGTTTCCTCTACAAATAAAGATATTTGGAATATGTAA